AATAAACCGAACCTCGCTGCCCGTGGCGATTAAAAACCAAATGATTATGGCTGAATTAAACAATATTTCCCGAAACAGAAAAAGCATTCCTAAAGTTGATCTGACAGCAATGGTAGATCTGGCCTTTTTACTGATTACTTTTTTTATGCTGACCACTTCACTTTCTAAGCCAGTGGCTATGGATATCGCTAAACCTGATATTAGTGATCCGGATGCGACCATGGATTATGCAGCTTCAAGAACGATGACTATTTTACTGGGGAAGGATAATAAAGTTGCCTGGTATATGGGAGAGGATGGGAAGAGCAAGCCAAATATTGAAGGTTTCAATGAAATCAGGCGCTCCATTTTAGACAACAAAATAAATGTAGCGCTTGCGAATTCTAATCGTCCTGACAAGACACTCACTATCATTATTAAACCTACATCGGGTGCCACCTATAAAAACTTTGTAGATATCATGGATGAATTGTCCCTGGTAAAAATTACGAATGCTCCGGCAATTGATGATAATCACATTACTGACGGCGAGAAGACGTTTATGAAACTTAATAATATCTTATAATTGAACTCGTCAAAACATAGCAGACAAACTTATTTTTTAGGGCTTGTCTGCTGTGTTTTTATTTAGTTAAAGGTAAATCAGCAGTGACTTTATCTTTCTTGTATTTAGCAAGATTAATCAACAGGACACTTCCAAGAATAACAAACAGGCCAAGAATTTGAATCAGACTGACCGTTTCACGGGTAAAACATACGCTTAATAAAATGGCTACTACAGGGTTAACATAGGCATAAGTACTTACTTGTGTTGCAGGACGAACTGTTAAGAGCCATACATAAGCACTAAAAGCAGCGATAGAGCCAAATATAATCAGGTAAACGATAGCTAGCCAAGCACTAAGCGGTACATTGTTCCAGTGAAAATACTGATATTCAGAGCTCAGTGCACTGCCCACTATAAAGGCAGCACCAGCAGCCAGCATTTGCCAGGCTGTATTTACAGATACAGAACTTCCGGGAGCTGAATGGTATTTAGAATATAAAGATCCCCCTGCCCATGCAACCGGCCCCAAAACTAACAGCGCCATCCCTAATATCTGGTTTGAACTTTGAGGTGTATTTACTGCCTGAAGTACTTGTTCTGAAAATAGTAAAATTACGCCGATAAAACCTATAATCAATCCTGCAATTGTCGATTTACTGCTTAGGTTTTCTTTCCATTTAGGTTTGTCCAGGATCACAAACCAGATGGCTGCGGAGGCAACCATAATAGCTACCAGGCCACTTGGAATAAACTGTTCTACCCAGATTACTGTACCATTGGCAACCCCAAGCATTAACAGACCGCTGACTACTGCATATTTTATGTTTTTCCAGTCAAATATTTTTTCTCCCCTGAATTTACACCACGTCATAAGCAGGGTGCCTGCAATGATGAAACGAAAAGTGCCGAGAAAAAACGGTGGAAAGCCAGCAAGAGCTCTTTGAATGAAAAAATAGGTTGATCCCCATACGATATATACAGTGGCAAAGGCGAGATAAACGAGGAGTGGAGAGGCGGGTTTATTGGTCATGATATTTTTTTGTTTTCAGGAATTACTAATTGCTGTTGTTCTTTTACGGTTTCCAGCACAATAGTAGTGCGGATAGATACGATCGTAGTGATCTTACTAAAGGAAGTTCGCATCAATTCCATCAAAGAAGCAGAGTCTGCCGTTCTCACTTTAACTAAATAACAATCTTCTCCTGCAATAATATGCACCTCCTGAACTTCCTCTATTTTAGCTAGTTCGGTCGCTGTTGTGGTACAGCCCAAACTGTGAGACGCTTTCATGGAGATAAAGGCCAGCAATTTCAGACCAACTGCTGCGGGATTAATCCTGGTCGTATATTGAACAATTACTTGCTTTTGTTCCAGTTTCTTTACCCGCTCCAAAACAGCAGAAGGTGCCATTTCAAGTTCCTTTGCCATGTGGACATTGGAAATTCTTGAATTATCCTGCATTAACCTTAATATCGCAAGATCAATATGATCTAAATTGATGTTGTTTTCGACTATCATTCTATAAATGTAGTATAATTCAGAATTATATTCATTTATATTGTGAAATAAATAAGTTAAATTCGGAATAGGCTCTTTAAGAAAACAACAATTTGATTTTATCGAATGACAGATTCTTATAGTTATCTATGTATAGCGCGCAAGGAGGCAGTTCTTCTATGGTATGAGAAGTTAATACGCCGACTACCCGCATTCCTGCATTAAGCGCCGCTGAAATCCCTGAGTACGAATCCTCAAAAACAAGACATTGTTCAGGGGAGACATCCAGATTATGAGCGGAGGCCAGGTATATTTCAGGATCTGGTTTATGCTTTATAACATCCTCACTCGCCAGTACAGAACCTAGTTTTTCACGAATGGGCACCTCGCTTAAAATCAGGTCCAGGTTGGCGTAAGGTGCAGATGTAGCTACACCAAGTTTAACTCCGTTGTGTTGTAAATCAGTAATTAATTCAAGGATACCGGCAATAGGTTCAATATGTGAGGCATATATTTTCCGGAAAAGACTTTCTTTTTCATTTTCCATTTGAAGAAACTCTTCATCTGCAACCGGTCTTCCTAAAAAATGAGATAGGATATAGCGGTTGCTTTTTCCAAACATATGCGCAGCAAAGTCTTCTTGTGTAGGGTAAAGATTACGTGCGGAGAAAAATTCACGAAAAGCCAGGGAATGATAGGGATTTGTATGACAGATTACTCCGTCCATGTCAAAGATGACTGCAATTTCTTTATTCATCCCGCAAAGTTAAGCTGAATAAAATGGAAAAAGCTGCTTAGCTTTTTCCATTTTACAAAGATTTAGAATGTACAGCCGATTTTTGCGTATACATAACGGCCGCTATAACCAAACTGGCTGATTGCCCTTGGATATAAGAATCTTCCATTTGAAGTATTGTCCAGGTTACCAGTATAATTTTCGGTAGGAATACCACTTAAATTGTTCGCATTATTTCTTGGATTGGTATATAGTTTATCAGGATATACATCAAAAATGTTGTTTGCGCCAACGGTTAATGTTAAAATTTTATTTGCTGCATAACTTACAGAAAAATCAGTCACCCACTTTGGTGTAAATGTTTGATCCAGTTGTACTGGTAAATTATTCGATGGAATGTTTGGATCAATCGCATTCAGATAAGTTACTTCTCCAAAACGAACTGTCCTTGCTACAAAACTTAATTTGTCAACAGTCAGATTAGCAGTAATATTTAACTTGTTTTTAGGGACTGAACTTTCATAACGTGAACGCTCTAAACGGTCAAATAATTTAGCTTTTAAGGTAGGGTCGCTTTCTATTTTATCTCCTCCGTTGATGCTTCTCACCACCGTTTTATTTAAGTTCCCTGCAATACTCAGTAATAAACTGCTTTTACTGCCTAAATAAAATTTGTTGGTCAGCACGACATCTAAACCTGCTGTATTGGTGGTGATGGCATTGGTGAAAAACTGCACACTGTTTACTTGAGCATTCGGATCAACTGTGTTTAAAATCTGGTTAACTACACCGGTTGGAATTAGTGCACCTGCACTGGTTCTTTCACGTGCATACTGACTAGAGAAAACAATCCGGTCTTTAATGTCAATATTGTAAGCGTCGATAGTGAAAGTAAACGTTTTGGCTATTTTTCCTGCTAACCCGAGACTTCCTGATCTGGAGATTTCAGGTTTTAGAGAGCCAACACCAAACTGGCCAACAATTGGATTGTCGTTATTAACTGTTAACACCTGTGTAGGATTACCTGCAACAAATTGTGTACTCTCATTATTGAAATAGCGCTGGTGTAAAGAAGGCGCTCTAAAGCCAGTTGCATAGGCGCCGCGCAAAGAGATGTCACCAAATAATTTCACTTTACCAGTAAATTTATAAGAGAAGTTGGAACCAAAATCGCTGTACTTCTCATAACGTCCTGCGGCTTCTATAAGTACTCTGGGGCCAAATTCAGCTTCAAAATCTGCATAAGCACTTACGTTATTTCTTGATTTGTCAATTGCGTTACCAGGTTTGAAACCTGGAAATACCTGTGCACCTGCTGCGGTGAACGATGTGCCTATCAGTCTTCCCGGAATACCTGCCGATGGCTGGCCAAAAGAATAAGATAGTTCTTCGCCTGGTTTAATCTGATAATTATCAACCCTGAACTCTCCACCAAAAGCAGTATTTAATGACGTGATAAATCCGCCATCAAACTCATGTTTTTTACTCAAATCCAGATTGCTGGTATTTTGTCTGAATAGCAATTCACCTGCATAAAATGAAGTCGGGCTGGTGCCCAGAGGGAGGGAAGCGTTAACTGTATTGTTGATGTTGAATTTAATGTTGTTCTCGCCGCTGGTATTGCTAATATCATAATCCCAGGTTCCGATTTTACCTTTTGAACCGATAGAGAAGGAAAGGTCATTAATTTTTGTATCTATAAAAGGAAGAAATCCATTAGGGAACAAGGTCAGGTCAATCTGTGTGGTTTGCGTTGGTAAACGGAAAAAACCAGCAGCACTGCCCGTTTTGTGCGTATATCCGGCTGCAAAATAAAGATTGGAGTTTTTAGTGAAATTGTATTGCCCGTTTAGGAAGAAACCTCCGTTTTTTGAATCAGAGTTTCCTACGCGCATGTTATTTCTATCCAGCCCATTCGCAGCTGCTCTTGCATCATCGGCAGCTTTTAAGCCTGCATATCTGGCTTCAAATGCCGCTTCAGTTTCCAGCGCCCCTTTTGCAGGTGCTGCTGAATATAAAAGCGGACGGGTGTCCAGGCCACCACGATTTGTATATTCCCGTTTTATATATTGACCTGCAAAATTGATAAAGCCCTTATCATTATTAAATGCCCATCCTTTGCTGAAATCAGCCTGAAAAGTACGCCCATCACTAAAATCACGCCCTAAAGCTTTAGAATCAGACTGGCCAAATGATGTAGAAAAGCTGTAAGGAGTTACTTTTTTCAAGACAATGTTGATTACGCCTGCAATAGCATCCGAACCATATTGTGCTGCTGCACCGTCACGCAAAACCTCGATCCGTTCAATGGCTGCAACAGGAATTGAGTTTAAGTCAGTACCGACCGAGCCACGGCCAAATGTACCATTGATATTCACCAGCGCGGTAGTGTGTCTGCGTTTTCCATTTACTAAAACTAATACCTGGTCAGGGCCTAATCCCCGGAGTGAAGCCGGGTCAATGTGGTCAGTTCCATCTGCAACAGTTTGCCTGTTAGAGCTAAATGAAGGAGCTACATAGTTTAAGATCTGGGTCAGATCTACTTGTGCAAATGTTTTCACATCCTTGGTTGTAATCAAATCTACAGGAACTACACTTTCAATGTTTGTTCTTGGTACCGATGATCTGGATCCGATTACAACAACATTTTGCAATAAGGTTTTAGTATCCATTAAAACGAAGTCTGTAGTTTTTGAACTACTGTCCATTTGAATGGCTGCTTCTGTATTCTGGTACCCTGTAAAAGACACACGGAGTTTATAGGTGCCGGTTTTTTGGAATTTAATGGCATATTTTCCATTAGAATCTGTAGAAGTCCCCAGTTTAAGGCCAATTACCTGTAGGGTTGCGCCCGGAATAACGAGTCCGGCAGAATCTGTGACTTTGCCTTTTAAGACCTGGGCAAATAGTTGGTTCGAAATCATCAGAAAAAAGACGACAAAAACGATTTTTTGTAAGGTTTTAATCATAGTTCAGGTTTGTTTAGACTGTAATCTAACGAAAATATTACGATAAATTTATTGTTACAATCCTGTTTATGATTTTTTTTATTTTATGTGTCGTGTTTAGAGCTGATAATTATGCGCTTTAATGGTGTTTTCTGGATATTTCATTAGATGATAGCCTGTTGTTCAAATTTTTTTAAATTTATTTGTTGTTTATTTCTATAAATCATAGTAAATTGAATTCATTCGTTTATTCGTTGGTGCTCATTCTGCTTATTTTTCTTATTTCTGTAATTAACTATTTTTTGATCATATTGTAATCTAATTCTGGGGTGTATGTCTGATTTCGTGTGGTTTTATTTTAGCATTCTGTTTGTATTTGATTGTTTTTTCTGTGAAATGAGAATTTGCATTTTCTTTTTTAAGACTATACAAAGGTTAAGGACTGAAAAATCGATTTAAATAATCAGAAAAGCTTTTTGTTTGTTGCTTTTGAGGATCTTAATAGCTGATTTTTGCTAAAAGCTAAAAATTAGTGTAAAAAAAATACGGCCTGTCTCCAGGCCGTATGCTTAATCCATTTAATTAATATCCTGGATTCTGAACTACATCAGGATCTGAAAGGATATCAGAATAGGGAATAGGGAATAACCAGAAATTGGTATTGGTCAGACTGAGTACTTTACCTGCCTGTTTTGTCCTGACCAAATCAAACCAGCGATGTGCTTCAAAAGCAAATTCAACATTGTTTTCATCTGCAATTGCCTGTAATATATCTGTTTGATTACCTGTAGTAACTGGAGGAACACCAGCTCTTTTACGGACTACATTCAAATCAGCGAGTGCTCCATCCAGTGCATCCAAATGTGCTTTGGCCTCTGCTCTGATCAGGTAAAGTTCAGAAATCCTGATCAGATAAGAAGGATCTGTGCTTGTTCCGGCAGTATTATACAACGCTCCGTAAACACTATTTCCAGTGCCACCGATCAGGCTTTTTCTGGTTCCTCCAATTGCAGGGTCGTTCAGTTTACTAATCAATGAAGCAGTAGGTTTCAACGTGTAAGATCCGCCCAAAGCACTTGGATACCATAAAGACCAGTAGTTATTTTGATTGTTAGCTGAAAAGGTTAGCTCAAAAACAGATTCAGTGCTTAAATAAGGAGCTGTAAAGAAGGATTGATAAGTATTTACCAATGCAAATTTTGACTGCGCAATTACCTGCGTCGAATAGGTGACTGCATCTGCCCAGTTTTCGCGGTACAAGGCTAACCTTGCGCGTAATGCCCGGACAGCACTTTTTTGAACCCTGTTCCTGGTCGTCGCATCATCGTCAGGCAATAATTGTTCTGACTGGATTAAATCAGCAAGTACCTGGTCATAAGTTTGTGTTAAAGTGCTCCTTTTAACCCCTTTTATTCCGTTAATGGTCGCAGTAGGAGTGAGCTGTAACTGTACACCTCCCCAGCCTCTGGCCAGATCGAAATAACCCAGCGCACGGATAAAATAAGCTTCTCCCAGAATCCTGTTCTTTTCTGCTGTTTGAAGTAAAGGATCTGTAACCCCGGGCAGGCCTGCAATCACACTGTTTGCAGAATTAATTGTACTATATATCTTTCTATAAACTCCTACAGTAATTACATTATCAGTAGGAATCGCATTCTGATCCAGCTGCAAATACTCACTTAAAGTACCATTAAAAGCTACGTTATCTGCCGTAATCGTACCCAAAGTAATATAATCTGTGGTGTAATTCTGTAAGCTGTTATAAGTACCTAAAATAGCGGCCCTTGCTGTTCCTGCGTCTATAATTGCAGTTGCGGAGGGAATTGCATTGTTGGGTACTTCTTCCAGGTATTTTTTGCAGGAGCTAAATAACAAAGGTAAAATAAGCAAATAGATAGCTTTTGTATAGGGAGTTGGATATTTCATATTGATCGTTTTAAAAATTAAAATGTTACGCTTATACCTGCCTGAATCGTTCTTGGCTGAGGCACAGTAGCCCAGTCATATCCAGCCGTATTCTGGTCGCCACTTTGAGAACTGACTTCCGGATCCAATCCTTTATATTTGGTAAAGGTTAACAGATTTGTACCTGATACGTAAATCCGTGCTTTGCTGATTCCCCATTTCTGACTGATTAATGCAGGGATCGTATAACCTAAAGTGACATTCTTTAGTCGGATAAAAGAGCCATCTTCCAGGTAACGTGTACTTAGTCTTGCTACATTTCCGCCATAGTTATTTGCTGCACCGCCATTCGCTGTGGGGTCGCCACTATAAGTCGTTAATCTTGGAATATCGGTAATGTCACCTGGTTTCTGCCATCTGTCCAATTGTCTTGGATCAAAACCTATATTGTTCTGCGTACCACCATGTACCAGAAAGAAATCATGCATATTCATAATCTTGTTTCCTTGCTGAAAGTAGAAGAAGAAGTTAAAATCGAGGTTTTTATAGGTTAGCGTATTTGTTAGCCCTCCTGTGTATTTTGGAATCGCGCTCCCTACAATTTGCCGGTCTGCTGTATTAATCTGACCATCTTTATTGACATCATCATATACTGCATTACCCGTATTCGGATCTACATATAATTGTTTGTAGAGTTGAAAAGAATTTACGGCGTAACCTTCTCTTAGAATGGAGATGTTTCTTCCCGAAGCACCAAGAGAGATGTCAGAAGCCAGCTTTTCAATGCGGTTCGTATTTTGTGAAACATTAAAATCAGTTGTCCAGCTAAAGTCCTTTGTTTCTATATTGACTGAATGAATGCTGAGTTCCAGTCCTTTATTTCTGATGGCTCCGAAATTCTGAAGTTGTGAGCTAAAGCCTGAACGGTAGGGTACAGGGACATTAAGTAATAAGTTGTAAGTATACTTATTGTAATAATCAAAAGTGAAACTCAACCTGTTTTTTACGATGGCGAATTCAGTACCAATATCAATCTGGCGTGTAGTTTCCCAGGTTAAATCAGGATTAGCCAATTGTGTAGGGGCTGTTCCCGCACTTTCAAGGTAATTATACCCGGCTTTCCATAAACCTAATGCTGCGTAATCTCCGATCCCGTTTTGATTTCCTGAAAGGCCCGCACTTGCCCTGAATTTCAATTCATCAAATATTCCCAGTTTAGAGATAAATTCCTCTTGTCCTGCTCTCCAGGTTAATCCTCCGGATGGAAAATAGCCCCATTGCTTGTTCTTCCCAAATTTAGAGGAAGCATCAGCCCGCAGACTTCCGTCAATAGTATACTTTTGATTATAAGTATAACTAGCCTTACCAAAAAAAGAAACCAGTTTGTTTTGAGAACGGTAAGAAGATCCTGAGCGGATAGCAGCATCAGAAATAGCGGTCAAAGCATTGGTTGCAAAGCCGGTTCCTGTAGCGCCAGTACCTTGTG
The sequence above is drawn from the Pedobacter cryoconitis genome and encodes:
- a CDS encoding ExbD/TolR family protein, whose protein sequence is MAELNNISRNRKSIPKVDLTAMVDLAFLLITFFMLTTSLSKPVAMDIAKPDISDPDATMDYAASRTMTILLGKDNKVAWYMGEDGKSKPNIEGFNEIRRSILDNKINVALANSNRPDKTLTIIIKPTSGATYKNFVDIMDELSLVKITNAPAIDDNHITDGEKTFMKLNNIL
- a CDS encoding EamA family transporter; the protein is MTNKPASPLLVYLAFATVYIVWGSTYFFIQRALAGFPPFFLGTFRFIIAGTLLMTWCKFRGEKIFDWKNIKYAVVSGLLMLGVANGTVIWVEQFIPSGLVAIMVASAAIWFVILDKPKWKENLSSKSTIAGLIIGFIGVILLFSEQVLQAVNTPQSSNQILGMALLVLGPVAWAGGSLYSKYHSAPGSSVSVNTAWQMLAAGAAFIVGSALSSEYQYFHWNNVPLSAWLAIVYLIIFGSIAAFSAYVWLLTVRPATQVSTYAYVNPVVAILLSVCFTRETVSLIQILGLFVILGSVLLINLAKYKKDKVTADLPLTK
- a CDS encoding Lrp/AsnC family transcriptional regulator: MIVENNINLDHIDLAILRLMQDNSRISNVHMAKELEMAPSAVLERVKKLEQKQVIVQYTTRINPAAVGLKLLAFISMKASHSLGCTTTATELAKIEEVQEVHIIAGEDCYLVKVRTADSASLMELMRTSFSKITTIVSIRTTIVLETVKEQQQLVIPENKKIS
- a CDS encoding HAD family hydrolase, yielding MNKEIAVIFDMDGVICHTNPYHSLAFREFFSARNLYPTQEDFAAHMFGKSNRYILSHFLGRPVADEEFLQMENEKESLFRKIYASHIEPIAGILELITDLQHNGVKLGVATSAPYANLDLILSEVPIREKLGSVLASEDVIKHKPDPEIYLASAHNLDVSPEQCLVFEDSYSGISAALNAGMRVVGVLTSHTIEELPPCALYIDNYKNLSFDKIKLLFS
- a CDS encoding TonB-dependent receptor; this encodes MIKTLQKIVFVVFFLMISNQLFAQVLKGKVTDSAGLVIPGATLQVIGLKLGTSTDSNGKYAIKFQKTGTYKLRVSFTGYQNTEAAIQMDSSSKTTDFVLMDTKTLLQNVVVIGSRSSVPRTNIESVVPVDLITTKDVKTFAQVDLTQILNYVAPSFSSNRQTVADGTDHIDPASLRGLGPDQVLVLVNGKRRHTTALVNINGTFGRGSVGTDLNSIPVAAIERIEVLRDGAAAQYGSDAIAGVINIVLKKVTPYSFSTSFGQSDSKALGRDFSDGRTFQADFSKGWAFNNDKGFINFAGQYIKREYTNRGGLDTRPLLYSAAPAKGALETEAAFEARYAGLKAADDARAAANGLDRNNMRVGNSDSKNGGFFLNGQYNFTKNSNLYFAAGYTHKTGSAAGFFRLPTQTTQIDLTLFPNGFLPFIDTKINDLSFSIGSKGKIGTWDYDISNTSGENNIKFNINNTVNASLPLGTSPTSFYAGELLFRQNTSNLDLSKKHEFDGGFITSLNTAFGGEFRVDNYQIKPGEELSYSFGQPSAGIPGRLIGTSFTAAGAQVFPGFKPGNAIDKSRNNVSAYADFEAEFGPRVLIEAAGRYEKYSDFGSNFSYKFTGKVKLFGDISLRGAYATGFRAPSLHQRYFNNESTQFVAGNPTQVLTVNNDNPIVGQFGVGSLKPEISRSGSLGLAGKIAKTFTFTIDAYNIDIKDRIVFSSQYARERTSAGALIPTGVVNQILNTVDPNAQVNSVQFFTNAITTNTAGLDVVLTNKFYLGSKSSLLLSIAGNLNKTVVRSINGGDKIESDPTLKAKLFDRLERSRYESSVPKNKLNITANLTVDKLSFVARTVRFGEVTYLNAIDPNIPSNNLPVQLDQTFTPKWVTDFSVSYAANKILTLTVGANNIFDVYPDKLYTNPRNNANNLSGIPTENYTGNLDNTSNGRFLYPRAISQFGYSGRYVYAKIGCTF
- a CDS encoding RagB/SusD family nutrient uptake outer membrane protein: MKYPTPYTKAIYLLILPLLFSSCKKYLEEVPNNAIPSATAIIDAGTARAAILGTYNSLQNYTTDYITLGTITADNVAFNGTLSEYLQLDQNAIPTDNVITVGVYRKIYSTINSANSVIAGLPGVTDPLLQTAEKNRILGEAYFIRALGYFDLARGWGGVQLQLTPTATINGIKGVKRSTLTQTYDQVLADLIQSEQLLPDDDATTRNRVQKSAVRALRARLALYRENWADAVTYSTQVIAQSKFALVNTYQSFFTAPYLSTESVFELTFSANNQNNYWSLWYPSALGGSYTLKPTASLISKLNDPAIGGTRKSLIGGTGNSVYGALYNTAGTSTDPSYLIRISELYLIRAEAKAHLDALDGALADLNVVRKRAGVPPVTTGNQTDILQAIADENNVEFAFEAHRWFDLVRTKQAGKVLSLTNTNFWLFPIPYSDILSDPDVVQNPGY